From Alienimonas californiensis, a single genomic window includes:
- a CDS encoding glycosyltransferase family 2 protein: MSGFSVVVPCYNGASFLSETLCSVLTQTVTPREVVFVDDGSTDDSAAVAESFADRLRTAGIDLRVVRQENRGESVARNRGVDLAVGEWVAFLDADDVWEPTRLAAVGKVAAAAGPRVTCIFNGHYIFDGAGRRPDPPERTDFPTGKGVSADLRSMLVNGGVLPSAAAVRRSVAAAVRFPEEVRENEDLLFLLDVRRHGDFVRVPGRLTGWRRGPSQQSGGARHRLLGALNRLAWLAAHGDALTGEDQAAVRRGLVARLVSAHELAYWERDWKTVQACRRAAADRFDLPPAAHPPQLTRRLPPVTVVAAKDAAGHVLAAVRRALIPVTKSAP; the protein is encoded by the coding sequence GTGAGTGGGTTTTCAGTCGTCGTTCCCTGCTATAATGGGGCTTCGTTTCTGTCTGAGACGCTATGTAGCGTGCTAACCCAGACAGTTACGCCTCGAGAAGTGGTGTTCGTAGATGACGGCAGCACTGACGACAGTGCCGCCGTCGCCGAATCCTTCGCCGATCGTCTTCGCACCGCCGGTATCGACCTGCGGGTGGTGCGGCAGGAGAACCGCGGAGAGAGCGTCGCCCGGAATCGCGGGGTGGATTTAGCAGTCGGGGAGTGGGTGGCGTTTCTGGACGCCGACGATGTGTGGGAGCCGACCCGGCTGGCAGCAGTCGGGAAGGTCGCGGCGGCGGCCGGACCTCGAGTGACGTGTATATTTAATGGGCACTACATATTTGACGGCGCCGGCCGCCGGCCGGACCCGCCGGAGCGAACTGACTTTCCTACAGGGAAGGGCGTCTCGGCAGACCTGCGGTCAATGCTGGTGAACGGCGGCGTGCTGCCGAGCGCCGCGGCCGTAAGGCGGAGCGTTGCCGCGGCGGTTAGATTCCCTGAGGAAGTGCGGGAGAATGAGGATTTGCTCTTTCTGCTAGACGTACGGCGGCATGGGGATTTTGTGCGGGTTCCCGGCCGGCTGACCGGGTGGCGGCGGGGACCGTCGCAACAGTCCGGTGGGGCTCGGCATCGTTTATTGGGGGCACTCAATCGATTAGCGTGGCTGGCGGCCCATGGTGACGCGCTGACTGGTGAAGACCAAGCTGCCGTCCGGAGAGGGCTAGTCGCGCGACTGGTGTCAGCGCACGAGTTGGCATACTGGGAGCGGGACTGGAAGACGGTGCAGGCATGCCGCAGGGCTGCCGCTGACCGCTTCGACCTCCCCCCCGCCGCTCACCCGCCACAACTCACCCGCCGCCTCCCACCAGTCACCGTCGTCGCGGCCAAGGACGCCGCCGGCCACGTCCTCGCCGCCGTCCGGCGGGCCCTTATTCCTGTTACGAAGTCCGCTCCGTGA
- a CDS encoding O-antigen ligase family protein, which yields MIGFLVGGLRGNQIKGVSLFACCSLVAYLGLSYISYFMSVNPRDSAWFLSFMWKIVLMAVVGVALLDRPGRLTALVWVFVLAQGYNALRINEDYFRTGIAWYALRGWAYQDNNIYSMLTMPAAGCSLGLMVGGTRTWQRLLAGGIFTLQMHEVMLLASRGAMLGGIAMGAFCFLLIPKTKYSLLAAAAVVTAAALLAGPSVTREFASSFESGEDLDSSADSRFKLWEAGWNITLDYPLLGVGPNAGRRLVPRYYAGGLDTTNKSLHNIIFDISTGSGVPATFAYYSFFIAPWLALLRIWIRGRQVLPSWARVSTLAYLCGLVGYFVSGMFATSPLIETPYGLGALGCAAVLVIRRHLRQLDSAADGIGGGKVDAGTVNDLPTAAA from the coding sequence TTGATCGGGTTTTTGGTGGGCGGCCTTAGGGGAAATCAGATTAAAGGCGTGTCTCTTTTTGCCTGCTGCTCTTTGGTCGCCTATTTGGGTCTGTCTTACATTAGTTATTTTATGAGCGTCAATCCCCGCGACTCTGCTTGGTTCCTGTCCTTCATGTGGAAGATCGTGTTGATGGCTGTGGTGGGAGTGGCTCTGCTGGACCGGCCAGGGAGATTGACGGCGTTGGTCTGGGTATTCGTGCTGGCGCAGGGGTATAATGCACTTAGGATCAACGAAGACTACTTTCGTACCGGAATCGCGTGGTACGCACTCCGCGGGTGGGCGTACCAAGACAATAATATTTACTCAATGCTGACGATGCCCGCCGCTGGATGCAGCTTGGGGTTGATGGTCGGAGGAACGCGGACGTGGCAGCGACTCCTCGCCGGAGGGATCTTCACACTGCAAATGCATGAAGTCATGCTGCTCGCCAGTCGTGGAGCGATGTTGGGCGGAATTGCAATGGGGGCGTTTTGTTTTCTCTTGATCCCGAAAACTAAATACTCGCTGTTGGCCGCAGCTGCAGTTGTGACTGCCGCCGCTCTGCTAGCCGGGCCGAGCGTGACACGTGAGTTTGCCTCGTCTTTCGAAAGCGGCGAGGACTTGGATTCTTCCGCCGACAGCCGCTTTAAGCTCTGGGAGGCCGGGTGGAATATCACCCTTGATTACCCGCTTCTGGGCGTTGGGCCGAACGCCGGACGGCGGCTCGTTCCACGTTACTACGCCGGCGGGTTAGATACGACAAACAAGAGCCTGCATAATATTATTTTCGACATCTCGACGGGTTCCGGCGTGCCTGCGACTTTCGCTTACTATTCTTTCTTCATCGCCCCATGGCTCGCTTTGCTGAGAATCTGGATCCGCGGGCGGCAGGTGCTGCCGTCGTGGGCGCGGGTTTCTACGCTTGCCTATCTCTGCGGCCTCGTTGGGTACTTTGTTAGTGGGATGTTTGCCACTTCGCCGCTTATTGAAACACCATATGGTCTCGGAGCACTGGGGTGCGCCGCCGTACTGGTGATCCGACGACATCTCCGTCAACTAGACTCGGCCGCCGATGGGATAGGTGGTGGCAAAGTAGATGCGGGCACAGTGAACGACTTACCCACGGCGGCGGCATGA
- a CDS encoding sulfotransferase family protein: MNRSGTNFLADALGCHRDVRRPAIGEDYLLEHAGRLTSYARDTAHRWGDHALAVEGRFLRGLGRELITALDEAGRDEPPPAGSRLVTKTPRAHGLDALHALLPTAKLILLVRDGRDVTESAARSFPYAGRRYWAGQWREGARLIAEFSASRVAARDRDWTLVRYEDLLAGGADALLDLVRFCDLDPAGFDRAAFDALPLRGSSSHRGGRTEVHWKPVEKPKDFKPVGRWQSWPWWWKAWFAQYAGAEMRGLGYEC; the protein is encoded by the coding sequence ATGAACCGTAGTGGGACCAACTTTCTTGCAGACGCGTTAGGGTGTCATAGGGATGTGCGGCGGCCTGCGATTGGGGAGGACTATCTGCTAGAGCACGCCGGCCGACTCACGTCCTATGCCCGCGACACCGCACACCGGTGGGGCGACCATGCACTCGCGGTGGAGGGGCGGTTTTTGCGAGGACTTGGGCGGGAATTGATTACCGCGTTGGATGAGGCAGGCCGGGATGAGCCACCCCCTGCGGGTTCTCGGTTGGTAACGAAAACGCCACGGGCTCACGGCCTAGACGCTTTGCACGCGCTGCTGCCGACCGCCAAGTTGATTTTGCTGGTGCGGGACGGGCGGGACGTGACGGAGTCCGCCGCCCGCAGCTTTCCCTACGCCGGCCGCCGATACTGGGCCGGGCAGTGGCGAGAGGGAGCCCGTCTGATTGCAGAGTTCAGCGCATCCCGCGTCGCCGCCCGTGACAGGGACTGGACGCTGGTACGGTACGAGGACCTGCTAGCCGGCGGGGCGGATGCACTGTTGGACTTAGTGCGGTTTTGCGACCTGGACCCGGCGGGATTCGACCGGGCTGCGTTTGACGCCTTGCCGCTACGGGGTAGTTCGTCCCACCGTGGCGGGCGAACAGAGGTACATTGGAAACCGGTGGAAAAGCCGAAGGACTTCAAACCGGTCGGCCGCTGGCAGAGTTGGCCATGGTGGTGGAAAGCATGGTTTGCTCAGTACGCGGGGGCGGAAATGCGAGGGCTAGGATATGAGTGCTGA
- a CDS encoding integrase core domain-containing protein, with protein sequence MPGAGGRPQRHGGGSDRDAGGAVPPSGGGAPNHLRSDNGPEFAAKAIRHWTERLQIGTLYVAPASPWENGDAESFHSKLRDEFLAAEEFGSLREARALTSAWKREYNEVRPHSSLGLAAPAAFARTCGASVRPPASFPPRTSCPPVPALIATGPVSGGRPIASPTYEICSVDRGNIASSDRVFQQPARGKTQTWIY encoded by the coding sequence ATGCCTGGCGCTGGAGGTCGCCCGCAGCGTCACGGCGGAGGATCTGATCGAGACGCTGGCGGCGCCGTTCCGCCATCGGGGGGGGGGGCGCCGAACCATCTCCGCAGCGACAACGGCCCGGAGTTCGCGGCGAAGGCGATCCGGCACTGGACCGAGCGGCTGCAGATCGGCACGCTGTACGTCGCTCCGGCCTCGCCGTGGGAGAACGGCGACGCGGAGAGTTTTCACTCGAAACTGCGGGACGAGTTCCTGGCCGCCGAGGAGTTCGGCAGCCTGCGGGAGGCTCGAGCTTTGACGAGCGCCTGGAAGCGTGAGTACAACGAAGTGCGACCGCACAGTTCGCTGGGACTCGCGGCCCCGGCGGCGTTCGCGCGGACGTGCGGGGCGTCCGTTCGGCCTCCGGCCTCATTCCCGCCCCGCACGTCCTGCCCCCCCGTCCCCGCTCTCATAGCGACTGGACCAGTTTCTGGGGGCAGGCCAATCGCATCGCCTACCTATGAGATCTGTTCGGTCGACCGAGGAAATATAGCATCTTCGGATCGAGTTTTTCAGCAGCCTGCTAGAGGAAAGACGCAAACATGGATCTACTGA
- a CDS encoding glycosyltransferase family 2 protein, with amino-acid sequence MNNFSVSAVIPCYNGAAHLRKAVASALVQTVPPREVIIIDDGSTDDSAAIAEAFGDPVRVLRQLNSGESVARNRGIEEAVGTWVAFLDADDLWEPTKIERQLALAGPGVVAVHTADYAFGAASYISDPGEEAPEQRYSLTRVNVRGNPCRPSSLLVRQACPARFPTWTRFAEDRIYTLELLRHGRIELVRDPLTGYRLHAGQQSASPDAAVERHRTMLRWLSEREGELDPAEVAWTRRASVAKLARLTEDAYWKRDWSAYWITRRYLEQYADHPTAAAALARRVPPAWLLRMKDSADRLLHRGCSEIGPSRVVGVEDPRAVEEDFGDLSDDPAVEGGGR; translated from the coding sequence GTGAACAACTTTAGTGTCTCCGCCGTCATCCCCTGCTACAACGGGGCAGCCCACTTGCGGAAAGCGGTCGCAAGTGCTCTAGTCCAGACTGTGCCGCCGCGTGAGGTAATCATCATCGACGACGGCAGCACGGACGACTCGGCCGCGATCGCCGAAGCATTTGGCGATCCGGTGCGCGTGCTGCGGCAACTCAACAGCGGGGAAAGCGTGGCCCGCAATCGGGGGATCGAAGAGGCCGTCGGAACTTGGGTGGCGTTCTTAGATGCCGACGACCTTTGGGAGCCGACGAAGATCGAACGGCAACTTGCCTTAGCCGGCCCCGGAGTGGTCGCCGTTCACACCGCCGACTACGCCTTTGGGGCGGCCAGTTATATATCCGATCCTGGGGAGGAGGCCCCGGAGCAGCGGTACTCGCTGACGCGGGTGAACGTCCGAGGGAACCCATGCCGGCCGTCGTCGCTGCTGGTTCGGCAGGCCTGCCCGGCCCGTTTTCCGACATGGACACGGTTCGCTGAAGATCGCATCTATACCCTTGAGTTACTGCGGCATGGGCGAATCGAGTTGGTCCGCGACCCGCTCACCGGGTACCGTTTGCACGCCGGCCAGCAGAGTGCCTCGCCCGACGCCGCTGTGGAGCGGCATAGGACCATGCTGCGGTGGCTCTCGGAGCGTGAGGGCGAACTAGATCCCGCCGAGGTTGCCTGGACCCGGCGGGCGTCGGTCGCCAAGCTGGCCCGCCTTACCGAAGATGCCTATTGGAAACGGGACTGGTCGGCGTACTGGATTACGCGACGGTATTTGGAACAATATGCTGACCACCCCACCGCCGCCGCCGCTCTGGCCCGCCGCGTGCCCCCTGCCTGGCTGCTGAGGATGAAGGATTCGGCGGACCGCCTGCTTCACCGTGGCTGCTCCGAGATCGGCCCTTCGAGAGTTGTCGGCGTTGAGGATCCCAGGGCGGTCGAAGAGGACTTTGGCGACTTGTCCGATGATCCGGCTGTTGAAGGGGGCGGGCGGTGA
- a CDS encoding glycosyltransferase family 4 protein — protein sequence MPVLLITAVYPPRHGGSGRWFEDLYARLGSTVVAAGPSDDPVADAVHDVASPIAVERVFFPPPGTGLIRPSSALDYMRCYRDLRRIVCRDRVAAVHAGCVLPEGLLGAALAARFRLPLTVYVHGEEVRGAALGRELNALARLTFRRASRIVANTQNTASLLDKYWELQSEKVCVLHPGVDASRFVPAPRNPASRAALGWGDRPVVLTVGRLQARKGQDVLIRAMPAIRQSVPDVLYAVVGAGDYEATLRSLAEECGVADAVLFHGAVAEDTMLAAHQQCDLFALPNRDVESNTEGFGIVLLEAAACRKPTVCGTAGGTGEAIEDGATGVRMDCEDPSAVASEIVSLLTNPGRSNAMGYAGRKRVERRFDWPTRVEVARSLFDMGPGASPAELAIV from the coding sequence GTGCCCGTGCTGCTTATAACTGCCGTCTACCCGCCGCGTCACGGCGGCAGCGGGCGATGGTTTGAGGACCTCTACGCTCGCTTAGGCAGCACAGTCGTCGCAGCTGGGCCGTCGGACGATCCGGTCGCCGACGCGGTCCATGACGTCGCCTCACCGATTGCGGTCGAGCGCGTCTTCTTCCCCCCCCCGGGGACCGGTCTCATTCGTCCGTCATCCGCTTTAGACTATATGAGGTGTTACCGCGACCTGAGGCGGATCGTGTGCAGGGATCGAGTCGCCGCCGTTCACGCTGGGTGCGTGCTGCCAGAAGGACTGTTGGGGGCCGCGCTCGCGGCTCGGTTTCGCCTCCCACTGACGGTTTATGTTCATGGGGAGGAGGTCCGCGGGGCAGCGTTAGGGCGGGAGTTGAACGCGCTGGCCCGGCTGACCTTCCGCCGCGCGTCGCGGATCGTGGCAAATACGCAAAATACCGCCTCACTTCTCGACAAATACTGGGAGTTGCAGTCAGAGAAAGTATGCGTTTTGCATCCCGGCGTCGACGCGTCCCGCTTCGTACCGGCCCCGCGGAACCCGGCGTCCCGGGCCGCGCTCGGTTGGGGTGACCGTCCGGTGGTACTGACGGTCGGTCGGCTTCAGGCGAGGAAGGGCCAGGATGTGTTGATTCGGGCAATGCCGGCTATTCGACAATCCGTCCCGGACGTGCTTTACGCGGTCGTCGGCGCAGGCGATTATGAGGCAACGTTGCGTTCGCTCGCCGAAGAGTGCGGCGTCGCCGATGCGGTTCTGTTCCACGGGGCGGTTGCGGAGGACACGATGCTCGCGGCTCATCAGCAGTGCGACTTGTTCGCGCTACCAAACCGTGACGTCGAGTCTAACACAGAGGGGTTTGGCATTGTGTTGCTAGAAGCCGCCGCCTGCCGGAAGCCGACGGTGTGCGGAACCGCCGGCGGGACGGGCGAGGCGATCGAGGACGGGGCGACCGGCGTTCGGATGGACTGCGAGGATCCCTCCGCAGTCGCCTCGGAAATAGTCTCGCTCTTGACTAACCCGGGTCGCAGCAACGCGATGGGATACGCGGGCCGGAAGCGAGTGGAGCGGCGGTTCGATTGGCCGACGAGGGTAGAGGTGGCCCGGTCGCTGTTCGACATGGGGCCTGGGGCTTCTCCGGCGGAACTTGCAATAGTATGA
- a CDS encoding acyltransferase family protein, protein MIHHWFPAHMLYFDAGNYAVLLFFTLSGFLITGILVRARCETERSEGAKRRQVFKAFYARRALRIFPVYYAAVVILLAFDVGSARSVSLPLVTYTHNLWVGWNHWTPPYGHFWTLAVEEQFYLFWPLVVLLLPRRLAVWIAFTAVAATPFLRGLAGMNGAAVASVLTTSNLAPLAGGSALALLGRDSALGKRLTNLAAGLGALVYVPLTLTLVFLTVESPGPNGRFFNETIYGFRQLSVSAIAVWLVAAAGRGAPGITGRVLQWPPLVYCGTISYGLYIYHSFAPPVWSHAALFLGLPEIVSTNDWVRWPFLLLLTFFTSAMSWHCFERPINKYKHRYPYVPDSVAAGTIVERPRAGSEIPVP, encoded by the coding sequence ATGATACATCATTGGTTTCCGGCCCACATGTTGTACTTCGACGCCGGCAACTATGCGGTCCTGCTCTTTTTTACCCTCTCTGGATTTCTCATCACCGGGATACTCGTGCGTGCTCGCTGCGAAACCGAGCGATCCGAGGGGGCTAAAAGGCGACAGGTGTTTAAAGCATTCTATGCCCGTCGGGCGTTGCGGATCTTCCCCGTGTATTACGCGGCGGTCGTCATTTTGCTCGCCTTCGATGTCGGGTCGGCGCGGTCGGTTTCACTCCCTTTGGTGACCTATACACATAATCTTTGGGTCGGCTGGAACCATTGGACTCCGCCATACGGCCATTTTTGGACGTTGGCAGTGGAGGAGCAGTTCTACCTTTTCTGGCCCTTAGTGGTTCTGCTATTGCCAAGAAGGCTCGCAGTCTGGATAGCCTTCACTGCAGTCGCCGCAACGCCGTTTCTAAGGGGGCTCGCGGGAATGAATGGTGCTGCAGTTGCTTCCGTGTTAACCACCTCAAATCTCGCCCCACTCGCGGGCGGATCTGCTCTAGCTTTGCTGGGTCGAGATTCGGCGCTCGGCAAACGCCTCACGAACCTTGCGGCCGGGTTGGGAGCACTCGTCTACGTCCCGCTGACTCTCACTCTCGTCTTTTTGACCGTTGAATCGCCTGGGCCAAATGGCCGATTCTTTAATGAGACGATCTATGGATTTCGGCAGCTTTCTGTATCTGCGATCGCGGTGTGGCTCGTAGCGGCGGCCGGGAGGGGCGCCCCCGGAATCACAGGCCGAGTGCTGCAATGGCCCCCGCTCGTGTATTGTGGCACAATCAGCTATGGCCTATATATCTATCACAGTTTCGCCCCGCCTGTGTGGTCTCACGCAGCATTATTTCTCGGCCTGCCGGAAATCGTATCAACAAACGACTGGGTACGTTGGCCTTTTCTTCTCCTGCTCACGTTCTTCACTTCGGCTATGTCGTGGCACTGTTTCGAACGCCCGATTAACAAATACAAGCATCGTTATCCGTACGTTCCAGATTCAGTCGCTGCCGGAACAATCGTCGAGAGACCCCGGGCCGGCTCTGAGATTCCTGTGCCGTAG
- a CDS encoding sulfotransferase family protein: MSGEVDPGVGRLPDFLGLGAERAATTWLHNCLAQHPDVFVPPGKEVHYYSTHRERSLGWYTKHFAEAPAGIMAGEISPSYLHDADPAAVRDALPNARLIVILRQPMARTRSAFELYYREKPEVTLSQALRESTHLVTRSLYADALTRWQNTFGVERVGVWLHDDVSQDPIGTFAAVCRFLGVDDEVVPEATGETFNRVLFPRLQKHFYDVRLGWVVSLISSSAIGAIIKRTARQRAATASDPASGAVWEELAERFLADIDRLESTINRDLSAWRATCGG; the protein is encoded by the coding sequence ATGAGCGGCGAAGTAGACCCCGGGGTCGGTCGACTACCGGATTTTCTCGGATTAGGAGCGGAACGGGCCGCCACCACATGGTTGCACAATTGCTTAGCCCAGCATCCCGACGTATTTGTGCCACCAGGGAAGGAAGTGCACTATTACTCTACTCATCGGGAAAGGAGTCTCGGCTGGTATACCAAGCATTTCGCGGAGGCTCCCGCCGGCATTATGGCCGGGGAGATCTCTCCATCGTATTTGCACGACGCCGATCCAGCTGCCGTGCGGGATGCGCTACCTAACGCAAGGCTGATCGTGATCCTTCGCCAGCCAATGGCTAGGACCCGATCGGCGTTCGAGTTGTACTACCGCGAGAAGCCGGAGGTGACGCTGTCACAGGCACTACGCGAGTCGACGCACCTTGTCACCCGCAGCCTGTACGCGGACGCACTCACCCGCTGGCAGAATACATTCGGAGTGGAACGGGTGGGGGTCTGGCTGCACGATGATGTTAGTCAAGACCCCATTGGGACATTCGCAGCGGTCTGTCGATTCCTCGGAGTGGATGACGAGGTCGTCCCCGAAGCGACCGGGGAGACATTCAATCGGGTACTTTTCCCACGTCTACAGAAGCACTTCTATGACGTTAGGCTTGGTTGGGTCGTTTCTTTGATAAGCAGTTCGGCCATCGGGGCGATTATCAAGCGAACCGCCCGCCAGCGAGCTGCCACGGCTTCTGATCCAGCATCGGGTGCGGTGTGGGAGGAGTTAGCCGAACGCTTTCTTGCAGACATCGACCGCCTTGAGTCTACGATTAACCGTGATTTGTCGGCTTGGCGGGCAACCTGCGGCGGCTGA
- a CDS encoding glycosyltransferase family 2 protein: protein MSADAAADTNSPGPAVSVILPTYDRADFLPDAFAAIAGQTFRDWELIIVDDGSTDATPQVVEDFAAQSDRPVVSLRQDNSGAYAARAHGLRAARGGRIAFYDSDDVWLPDHLATLGGALNAHPDVGWAFSTSLHVVGSPLAVFDIPGERPVPEPLRPFAVPSGGGHRLDGAGLAATLILHDVNPGLQFSLIRREVFDQARLRPDLRNGGDRVFLAAAARAGVGLMHVAATTGLYRLHGNHSSLVEGTGGRVTAEKTARVYESLTTGFRDLLNEGGWTAEERAALRERLGNDLFWGLGYNGYWSLGRHAEALQVFREAVALRPRHLPFRKTLLACRIRGLLGLAPPREPVA, encoded by the coding sequence ATGAGTGCTGACGCAGCCGCCGATACTAACTCCCCCGGGCCGGCTGTTAGCGTGATCTTACCTACATATGACCGGGCCGATTTCCTGCCGGACGCCTTCGCGGCGATTGCCGGGCAGACGTTTCGGGATTGGGAGCTGATCATCGTCGACGACGGCAGCACCGATGCCACACCGCAGGTAGTTGAGGACTTCGCGGCCCAGTCCGACCGGCCGGTGGTGAGCTTACGACAGGATAACTCCGGCGCGTACGCGGCACGAGCTCATGGGCTTCGCGCAGCTCGCGGCGGGCGGATCGCGTTTTACGACAGTGACGATGTCTGGCTCCCGGACCACCTCGCCACGCTCGGGGGAGCGCTTAATGCTCATCCCGACGTCGGGTGGGCGTTCAGTACGTCCCTTCACGTTGTCGGCAGCCCCCTGGCGGTCTTCGATATCCCCGGCGAGCGGCCGGTGCCGGAGCCGCTGCGGCCATTCGCAGTGCCCTCCGGTGGGGGACACCGGCTGGACGGGGCGGGACTGGCGGCAACTCTAATTCTTCACGACGTAAACCCTGGTTTGCAGTTTTCTCTAATCCGGCGTGAGGTATTTGATCAGGCTCGCCTCCGCCCGGACCTGCGGAACGGAGGGGACCGCGTTTTTCTCGCCGCCGCGGCCCGTGCTGGCGTAGGCCTAATGCACGTCGCCGCCACGACAGGACTATACCGCCTTCACGGAAATCACTCCTCGCTCGTTGAGGGAACCGGCGGGCGGGTGACGGCGGAGAAGACGGCCCGCGTCTATGAAAGTTTGACGACGGGGTTTCGGGACCTACTGAACGAGGGCGGGTGGACGGCTGAGGAGCGGGCGGCCCTACGGGAGCGACTGGGCAACGATCTATTCTGGGGCTTAGGATACAATGGGTATTGGTCACTGGGCCGCCACGCTGAAGCGCTTCAAGTTTTTCGTGAAGCTGTCGCCTTAAGGCCTCGGCACCTTCCGTTTCGGAAGACTTTACTCGCCTGCCGCATCAGGGGCCTGCTCGGGCTTGCTCCGCCCCGGGAGCCAGTCGCATGA
- a CDS encoding glycosyltransferase family 2 protein has translation MSSAQAHTVSVLIPCYNRADSLPESVRSALNQTVRPLEIIVVDDGSTDGSANAADALNVAGGVPIRVVRQRNGGAAAARNRGLVECRGDWVAFLDSDDTWAPDKLERQLNAAAATGADAVFADTRTLCGTAAAPGRVLMESRFALGGVRNVDCEPIGGYRVFDRRSFPTWLESCRVITSAVLARRGLPGLHFPNHIWGSEDWAVWLNLILAHRFAAVDSVLTTMHSGGDNLTGNVAKLMRNDLKVLDGLRADPPPAGPDDRLLRPPLAAAERSAVRSAQTRRRLAAVYHSLRAGDGTAARAVLWTAEPGELTFKVWAKYWLGSLLPGPVLRSLLRRD, from the coding sequence ATGAGTTCCGCCCAGGCCCATACCGTCTCCGTTCTCATTCCCTGTTACAATCGAGCGGACAGCCTGCCAGAGTCCGTTCGCAGTGCGTTGAACCAGACTGTCCGGCCGCTGGAGATCATCGTCGTTGACGACGGCAGCACTGATGGTAGTGCAAACGCGGCTGACGCCCTCAATGTTGCCGGTGGCGTGCCGATACGGGTCGTGCGTCAACGCAATGGTGGGGCCGCCGCGGCCCGCAATCGCGGTCTGGTCGAGTGTCGGGGGGACTGGGTCGCCTTTTTGGATAGTGACGACACTTGGGCTCCGGACAAACTCGAGCGCCAGTTAAACGCCGCTGCGGCGACAGGTGCCGACGCGGTATTCGCCGATACCCGCACGCTCTGCGGCACCGCCGCTGCTCCAGGGCGGGTACTGATGGAGAGCCGGTTCGCTCTCGGCGGGGTGCGAAATGTTGACTGTGAACCCATTGGCGGGTACCGGGTGTTTGACCGACGCTCCTTTCCAACTTGGCTTGAATCTTGTCGAGTCATCACTAGCGCGGTATTGGCTCGTCGGGGGCTCCCTGGCCTTCATTTCCCTAATCATATCTGGGGTAGCGAAGACTGGGCGGTCTGGCTGAACCTTATACTAGCTCATCGGTTCGCGGCCGTGGATTCGGTGCTGACGACCATGCACTCTGGCGGCGACAACCTGACTGGGAACGTCGCCAAGTTGATGCGGAACGATCTCAAGGTGCTCGACGGCCTACGCGCCGATCCGCCACCAGCAGGGCCGGACGACAGACTATTGCGACCACCACTTGCCGCCGCCGAGCGATCTGCGGTCCGGTCGGCGCAGACACGGCGGCGGCTGGCGGCGGTTTACCACAGTTTGCGGGCCGGCGACGGGACCGCCGCCCGCGCGGTGCTCTGGACCGCTGAACCGGGGGAACTTACATTCAAAGTTTGGGCGAAATACTGGCTAGGTTCGCTCCTCCCCGGTCCTGTGTTACGATCCCTTCTACGGCGAGACTGA